From Streptomyces sp. NBC_00683, one genomic window encodes:
- a CDS encoding PadR family transcriptional regulator has product MALEHAILVSLLELPGSGYELAHRFDRTIGRFWSASHQQIYRVLKRMESDGWVAVEAVAQQGRPDKKVYSVAGPGRAVLTAWLRTPVESESVRQELAVKIRGAAFDDPQGRAGLLAEVERHREIHAAMLERYLAGERRDFPDPETQDAGQSLQHVVLRGGIEYERMYLAWLDDVLATLRRIIG; this is encoded by the coding sequence ATGGCCCTTGAACACGCGATCCTGGTGTCCCTGCTGGAGCTGCCCGGCTCCGGCTACGAGCTGGCCCACCGCTTCGACCGGACCATCGGTCGATTCTGGAGCGCCAGCCACCAGCAGATCTACCGTGTGCTCAAGCGCATGGAGTCCGACGGCTGGGTCGCCGTCGAGGCGGTGGCTCAGCAAGGCCGACCGGACAAGAAGGTGTACTCGGTGGCAGGCCCCGGACGGGCCGTGCTCACCGCCTGGCTGAGGACGCCTGTCGAGTCCGAGTCGGTTCGGCAGGAGCTGGCCGTGAAGATCCGAGGTGCCGCCTTCGACGATCCGCAGGGCAGGGCCGGACTGCTCGCCGAGGTGGAGCGGCACCGGGAGATCCACGCCGCCATGCTGGAGCGCTACCTGGCCGGGGAGCGCCGTGACTTCCCCGACCCCGAGACGCAGGACGCGGGCCAGTCGCTGCAGCACGTCGTGCTGCGCGGCGGTATCGAGTACGAGCGCATGTACCTCGCCTGGCTCGACGACGTCCTCGCGACCCTCCGCCGGATCATCGGCTGA